The following proteins are co-located in the Vidua macroura isolate BioBank_ID:100142 chromosome 1, ASM2450914v1, whole genome shotgun sequence genome:
- the NDUFB9 gene encoding NADH dehydrogenase [ubiquinone] 1 beta subcomplex subunit 9, whose product MAAYLTHQQKVLRLYKKSLRHLESWCIHRDKYRYFACLLRDRFDKNKNVKDMVKATELLKAGEEEFWANQHPQPYVFADSPGGVAYERYEMYKIPEWSLDFWHPSEKAMYPDYFAKREQWKKLQRESWEREIKQLQEETPADGPKTEALPPARKEGHLPPMWWHHVTRPREQPM is encoded by the exons ATGGCCGCGTACTTGACGCACCAGCAGAAGGTGCTGCGGCTGTACAAGAAATCCCTGCGGCACCTCGAGTCCTGGTGCATCCATCG AGACAAGTACCGCTACTTCGCCTGCCTCCTGAGGGACCGGTTCGATAAGAACAAGAATGTGAAGGATATGGTGAAAGCCACCGAGCTGCTGAAGGCCGGCGAGGAGGAGTTCTGGGCCAACCAGCACCCGCAGCCGTACGTGTTCGCCGACTCCCCCGGCGGCGTTGCCTACGAGAGATACGAAATGTACAAG ATTCCTGAATGGTCCTTGGATTTCTGGCACCCTTCTGAGAAGGCAATGTATCCTGATTACTTTGCCAAACGAGAGCAGTGGAAGAAGCTGCAGCgggagagctgggaaagagAG ATTAAGCAGCTACAAGAAGAAACTCCAGCTGATGGTCCAAAAACTGAAGCTTTGCCTCCAGCTCGTAAGGAAGGGCATCTGCCCCCCATGTGGTGGCATCACGTCACTCGACCTCGTGAACAGCCCATGTGA
- the MTSS1 gene encoding protein MTSS 1 isoform X6 — MATNTRGGTREIGSALTRMCMRHRSIESKLRQFSSALIDCLINPLQEQMEEWKKVANQLDKDHAKEYKKARQEIKKKSSDTLKLQKKAKKGRGDIQPQLDSALQDVNDKYLLLEETEKQAVRKALIEERGRFCAFISMLRPVIEEEISMLGEITHLQTISDDLKSLTMDPHKLPSSSEQVILDLKGSDYSWSYQTPPSSPSTTMSRKSSVCSSLNSVNSSDSRSSGSHSHSPSSHYRYRSSNLPQQAPMRLSSVSSHDSGFMSQDAFQSKSPSPMPPEAPNQNSSSSASSEASETCQSVSECSSPTSVSSGSTMGAWASTDKLSNGFYHCSLSSDPSVASVGAGPFPHFPPVSRTWTRAPSALLPDYVHYYTIGPGMLPSSKIPSWKDWAKPGPYDQPMVNTLQRRKEKREPDVNGAAQSGAPAPPEEAQRPRSMTVSAATRQGEEMEACEELALALSRGLQLDTQRSSRDSLQCSSGYSTQTTTPCCSEDTIPSQVSDYDYFSVSGDQEAEQQEFDKSSTIPRNSDISQSYRRMFQTKRPASTAGLPTTLGPVIVTPGVATIRRTPSTKPSVRRGTIGGGPIPIKTPVIPVKTPTVPDIPGGLPGALAGTEESPEQSPESPAAGDGGQAVTSMPSWSGQAAVNPPASGQKLGTAEEQRQAVPESEGEESERDGVGSLAPAGQAEPEPGELSPGDVPQGEDMLNAIRRGVKLKKTTTNDRSAPRIS, encoded by the exons AATACAAAAAAGCTCGCcaagagataaaaaagaaatcgTCTGATACACTGAAGctacagaagaaagcaaagaaag GACGGGGTGACATTCAGCCCCAGCTGGATAGTGCTTTACAAGATGTCAATGATAAGTACCTCCTGCTTGAAGAAACCGAGAAGCAAGCTGTCAGAAAAGCTCTGATCGAGGAGCGCGGTCGATTCTGTGCTTTCATCTCGATGCTGCGCCCTGTGATC gaagaagaaatatCAATGCTAGGAGAAATAACCCATTTACAAACCATATCAGATGACCTGAAAAGTCTCACCATGGATCCACACAAATTGCCATCCTCAAGTGAACAG GTAATTTTAGATTTGAAAGGTTCTGATTACAGCTGGTCTTACCAGACtcctccatcctctcccagTACTACCATGTCCAGAAAATCTAGTGTTTGCAG CAGTCTGAACAGCGTTAACAGTAGTGATTCCCGGTCCAGTGGCTCGCACTCGCACTCACCTAGTTCACACTATCGCTATCGCAGCTCCAATCTGCCTCAGCAGGCACCCATGAGGCTGTCCAGTGTGTCCTCCCATGATTCTGGATTCATGTCCCAGGATGCTTTCCAGTCCAAATCGCCATCCCCCATGCCACCAGAAGCACCTAACCAG AATTCGTCCAGCTCTGCCTCTTCAGAAGCCTCTGAAACCTGCCAGTCAGTGAGCGAGTGCAGTTCCCCCACCTCAGTCAGCTCAGGCTCCACCATGGGGGCTTGGGCCTCCACAGATAAG TTGTCTAATGGGTTTTATCACTGTAGTTTATCAAGTGACCCATCCGTAGCTTCAGTTGGTGCAGGTCCTTTCCCTCATTTCCCGCCTGTCTCCCGCACGTGGACTCGGGCTCCCTCAGCCCTCCTTCCAGACTACGTTCATTATTACACCATTGGGCCAGGCATGTTACCATCATCTAAGATCCCTAGCTGGAAG GACTGGGCCAAGCCGGGCCCGTACGATCAGCCCATGGTGAACACGTTGCAGCGTCGCAAAGAAAAGCGTGAGCCAGATGTCAATGGAGCAGCTCAGAGCGGAGCCCCTGCGCCCCCCGAGGAGGCCCAGAGACCTCGGAGCATGACGGTGTCAGCTGCCACAAGG CAGGGTGAGGAGATGGAGGCCTGTGAGGAGCTGGCACTCGCTCTGTCCAGAGGGCTGCAGTTGGACACCCAGAGGAGCAGTCGGGATTCCTTGCAGTGCTCCAGTGGCTACAGCACCCAGACAACAACTCCATGCTGTTCAGAGGACACGATCCCATCTCAAG TTTCAGATTATGATTATTTCTCTGTGAGTGGTGACCAGGAGGCAGAACAACAGGAGTTTGACAAATCTTCCACCATCCCACGAAACAGTGACATTAGCCAGTCCTATCGCAGAATGTTTCAAACCAAGCGTCCTGCTTCCACCGCAGGTCTGCCAACCACGCTGGGACCGGTCATCGTCACCCCCGGTGTCGCCACCATCCGCCGGACCCCTTCCACCAAGCCTTCGGTCAGGCGCGGGACCATCGGCGGAGGCCCGATTCCCATCAAGACGCCGGTGATTCCCGTCAAAACACCAACTGTCCCCGATATCCCGGGGGGGCTGCCTGGGGCCCTCGCTGGGACAGAAGAGAGCCCCGAGCAAAGTCCGGAGTCTCCAGCAGCGGGAGATGGTGGGCAAGCTGTCACCAGCATGCCCTCGTGGAGCGGGCAAGCAGCTGTCAACCCTCCGGCGTCAGGCCAGAAACTGGGCACTGCCGAGGAGCAGAGGCAGGCGGTCCCCGAGAGCGAGGGCGAGGAGAGCGAGCGGGATGGGGTCGGCAGCCTGGCGCCCGCGGGGCAGGCGGAGCCGGAGCCCGGCGAGCTGAGCCCCGGCGATGTCCCGCAGGGGGAGGATATGCTCAACGCCATTCGGCGCGGGGTCAAGCTGAAGAAGACGACCACGAATGATCGCTCAGCACCTCGTATTTCCTAG